One segment of Vulpes lagopus strain Blue_001 chromosome 8, ASM1834538v1, whole genome shotgun sequence DNA contains the following:
- the EMC1 gene encoding ER membrane protein complex subunit 1 isoform X3, giving the protein MAAAAARLRFWLWGALLVLAAAVYEDQVGKFDWRQQYVGKLKFASLEFSPGSKKLVVATEKNVIAALNSRTGEILWRHVDKGTAEGAVDAMLLYGQDAVTVSNGGRIMRSWETNIGGLNWEITLDSGSFQALGLVGLQESVRYIAVLKKTTLALHHLSSGHLKWVEHLPESDSIHYQMMYSYGSGVVWALGVVPFSHVNIVKFNVEDGEIVQQVRVSTPWLQSLTGACGVVDEAVLVCPDPSSRSLQTLALETEWELRQIPLQSLDLEFASGFQPRVLPTQPNPVDPSRAQFFLQLSPSHYALLHYRHGALSLLKNFPQAALVSFATTGEKTVAAVVTCRSEVQKPSSSEDGSLGSFAEKPSPQDSLTCFNQTYTINLYLVETGRRLLDTSITFSLEQNGTRPERLYIQVFLKKDDSVGYRALVQTEDHLLLFLQQLGKVVLWGREESLAEVVCLEMVDLPLTGAQAELEGEFGKKAAIQDGLLGMFLKRLSSQLILLQAWTSHLWKMFYDARKPRSQIKNEINIDTLARDEFNLQKMMVMVTASGKLFGIESSSGTILWKQYLPNVKPDSSFKLMVQRTTAHFPHPPQCTLLVKDKDTGMSSLYVFNPIFGKWSQVAPPVLKRPILQSLLLPIMDQDYAKVLLLIDDEYKVTAFPATRNVLRQLHELAPSIFFYLVDAEQGRLCGYRLRKDLTTELSWELTIPPEVQRIVKVKGKRSSEHVHSQGRVMGDRSVLYKSLNPNLLAVVTESTDVHHERTFIGIFLVDGVTGRIIHSSVQRKAKGPVHIVHSENWVVYQYWNTKARRNEFTVLELYEGTEQYNATAFSSLDRPQLPQVLQQSYIFPSSISAMEATITERGITSRHLLIGLPSGAILSLPKALLDPRRPEIPTEQSREENLIPYSPDVQIHAERFINYNQTVSRMRGIYTAPSGLESTCLVVAYGLDIYQTRVYPSKQFDVLKDDYDYVLISSVLFGLVFATMITKRLAQVKLLNRAWR; this is encoded by the exons atggcggcggcggcggcccgtcTCCGCTTCTGGCTCTGGGGCGCCCTGCTTGTCCTTGCGGCCGCGGTCTACGAAGACCAAGTGGGCAAGTTCGACTG GAGACAGCAGTATGTCGGGAAACTCAAGTTTGCCTCCTTGGAGTTTTCCCCTGGATCCAAGAAGTTGGTTGTGGCTACAGAGAAGAATGTGATTGCAGCATTAAATTCTCGGACTGGGGAGATCC TGTGGCGCCATGTTGACAAGGGCACAGCAGAAGGGGCAGTGGACGCTATGCTGCTCTACGGACAGG ATGCAGTCACTGTGTCCAATGGAGGCCGGATCATGCGTTCCTGGGAGACTAACATTGGGGGTCTGAACTGGGAGATTACCTTGGACAGTGGCAG TTTCCAGGCACTTGGGCTGGTAGGTCTGCAGGAATCCGTGAGGTACATTGCGGTCCTGAAGAAGACCACTCTTGCCCTGCATCATCTCTCCAGCGGACACCTGAAGTGGGTGGAACACCTCCCCGAAAG tGACAGCATCCATTACCAGATGATGTATTCCTACGGTTCTGGGGTGGTGTGGGCCCTTGGAGTTGTTCCCTTCAGCCACGTGAACATTGTCAAGTTTAATGTGGAAGATGGAGAGATTGTTCAGCAG GTCAGGGTGTCAACCCCCTGGCTTCAGAGTCTTACTGGAGCCTGTGGTGTGGTGGATGAGGCTGTCCTGGTGTGCCCTGATCCAAGCTCACGGTCCCTCCAGACCTTGGCCCTGGAGACAGAGTGGGAGTTGAGGCAGATACCACTGCAG TCTCTGGACTTAGAATTTGCAAGTGGATTCCAACCCCGGGTCCTTCCAACACAGCCCAACCCAGTGGATCCTTCTCGGGCCCAGTTCTTCCTGCAGTTGTCCCCAAGCCACTATGCTCTGCTGCACTACCGTCACGGAGCCCTGAGTCTGCTCAAAAACTTCCCACAG GCTGCGCTGGTGAGCTTTGCCACCACTGGAGAGAAGACGGTGGCTGCAGTGGTGACCTGTCGCAGTGAAGTG caGAAGCCTAGCAGTTCTGAAGATGGGTCACTGGGGAGCTTTGCGGAGAAGCCCAGTCCCCAG GACTCATTGACTTGCTTCAACCAGACCTACACCATTAATCTCTACTTAGTGGAGACAGGTCGGCGGTTGCTCGACACCTCCATCACGTTCAGTTTGGAACAGAACGGCACTCGGCCAGAGCGG CTCTACATCCAGGTGTTCTTGAAGAAGGACGACTCTGTGGGCTACCGGGCCTTGGTACAGACAGAGGATcacctgctcctcttcctgcagCAGCTGG GGAAGGTGGTGCTGTGGGGCCGGGAGGAGTCGCTGGCAGAGGTGGTATGCCTGGAGATGGTGGATCTGCCCCTGACCGGTGCGCAGGCTGAGCTGGAAGGAGAATTTGGCAAGAAGGCAG CAATTCAAG ACGGCTTACTGGGGATGTTCCTGAAGCGCCTCTCGTCCCAGCTCATCCTGCTGCAGGCGTGGACTTCTCACCTCTGGAAGATGTTTTATGATGCTCGGAAGCCCCGCAGTCAGATTAAGAATGAGATCAATATTGACACCCTAGCCAGAGATGAATTTAATCTCCagaagatgatggtgatggtgacagcCTCGGGCAAG CTTTTTGGCATTGAGAGCAGTTCTGGCACCATCCTGTGGAAACAGTATCTCCCCAATGTCAAGCCAGACTCCTCCTTTAAACTGATGGTCCAGAGGACTACtgcccatttcccccaccccccgcagtgCACCCTCCTGGTAAAGGACAAG GACACGGGCATGAGTTCTCTGTATGTCTTCAATCCCATCTTCGGGAAGTGGAGTCAGGTGGCTCCCCCAGTGCTGAAGCGTCCCATCTTGCAGTCTTTGCTTCTCCCCATCATGGATCAAGACTATGCCAAGGTGCTGCTGTTGATCGACGACGAGTATAAG GTCACAGCGTTCCCAGCCACTCGGAATGTCTTGAGACAGCTACATGAGCTCGCCCCTTCCATCTTCTTCTATTTGGTGGATGCAGAACAGGGACGGCTGTGTGGATACCGACTTCGAAAG GATCTTACCACTGAGCTGAGTTGGGAGCTGACTATTCCCCCAGAAGTCCAGCGCATTGTCAAGGTGAAGGGGAAGCGCAGCAGTGAGCACGTTCATTCCCAGGGCCGAGTGATGGGGGACCGCAGCGTGCTCTATAAG agccTGAACCCCAACCTGCTGGCCGTTGTGACAGAGAGCACAGACGTACACCATGAGCGCACCTTCATTGGCATCTTCCTTGTGGATGGTGTCACCGGGCGCATCATCCATTCCTCCGTGCAGAGGAAGGCCAAGGGCCCCGTCCACATCGTGCACTCAGAGAACTGGGTGGTG TACCAGTACTGGAATACCAAGGCCCGGCGCAACGAGTTCACTGTGCTAGAGCTCTACGAGGGCACCGAGCAGTACAATGCCACGGCCTTCAGCTCCCTGGACcgcccccagctgccccaggtCCTCCAGCAGTCCTATATCTTCCCCTCCTCCATCAGTGCCATGGAAGCCACCATCACTGAGCGTGGCATCACCAGCCGGCACCTGCTTA TTGGGCTACCTTCTGGAGCAATCCTTTCCCTTCCTAAAGCCTTGCTGGATCCCCGCCGTCCCGAGATCCCAACAGAACAAAGCAG AGAGGAGAACCTAATCCCATATTCTCCAGACGTGCAGATACACGCAGAGCGATTCATTAACTACAACCAGACGGTTTCTCGAATGCGAGGTATCTACACAGCTCCCTCAGGCCTGGAGTCCACTTGTTTG GTTGTGGCCTATGGTTTGGACATTTACCAAACTCGAGTCTACCCGTCCAAGCAGTTTGATGTCTTGAAGGATGACTATGACTATGTGCTGATCAGCAGTGTCCTCTTTGGCCTGGTCTTTGCCACCATGATCACTAAGAGACTGGCACAGGTGAAACTCCTGAATCGGGCCTGGCGGTAA
- the EMC1 gene encoding ER membrane protein complex subunit 1 isoform X2: MAAAAARLRFWLWGALLVLAAAVYEDQVGKFDWRQQYVGKLKFASLEFSPGSKKLVVATEKNVIAALNSRTGEILWRHVDKGTAEGAVDAMLLYGQDAVTVSNGGRIMRSWETNIGGLNWEITLDSGSFQALGLVGLQESVRYIAVLKKTTLALHHLSSGHLKWVEHLPESDSIHYQMMYSYGSGVVWALGVVPFSHVNIVKFNVEDGEIVQQVRVSTPWLQSLTGACGVVDEAVLVCPDPSSRSLQTLALETEWELRQIPLQSLDLEFASGFQPRVLPTQPNPVDPSRAQFFLQLSPSHYALLHYRHGALSLLKNFPQAALVSFATTGEKTVAAVVTCRSEVKPSSSEDGSLGSFAEKPSPQDSLTCFNQTYTINLYLVETGRRLLDTSITFSLEQNGTRPERLYIQVFLKKDDSVGYRALVQTEDHLLLFLQQLAGKVVLWGREESLAEVVCLEMVDLPLTGAQAELEGEFGKKAAIQDGLLGMFLKRLSSQLILLQAWTSHLWKMFYDARKPRSQIKNEINIDTLARDEFNLQKMMVMVTASGKLFGIESSSGTILWKQYLPNVKPDSSFKLMVQRTTAHFPHPPQCTLLVKDKDTGMSSLYVFNPIFGKWSQVAPPVLKRPILQSLLLPIMDQDYAKVLLLIDDEYKVTAFPATRNVLRQLHELAPSIFFYLVDAEQGRLCGYRLRKDLTTELSWELTIPPEVQRIVKVKGKRSSEHVHSQGRVMGDRSVLYKSLNPNLLAVVTESTDVHHERTFIGIFLVDGVTGRIIHSSVQRKAKGPVHIVHSENWVVYQYWNTKARRNEFTVLELYEGTEQYNATAFSSLDRPQLPQVLQQSYIFPSSISAMEATITERGITSRHLLIGLPSGAILSLPKALLDPRRPEIPTEQSREENLIPYSPDVQIHAERFINYNQTVSRMRGIYTAPSGLESTCLVVAYGLDIYQTRVYPSKQFDVLKDDYDYVLISSVLFGLVFATMITKRLAQVKLLNRAWR; the protein is encoded by the exons atggcggcggcggcggcccgtcTCCGCTTCTGGCTCTGGGGCGCCCTGCTTGTCCTTGCGGCCGCGGTCTACGAAGACCAAGTGGGCAAGTTCGACTG GAGACAGCAGTATGTCGGGAAACTCAAGTTTGCCTCCTTGGAGTTTTCCCCTGGATCCAAGAAGTTGGTTGTGGCTACAGAGAAGAATGTGATTGCAGCATTAAATTCTCGGACTGGGGAGATCC TGTGGCGCCATGTTGACAAGGGCACAGCAGAAGGGGCAGTGGACGCTATGCTGCTCTACGGACAGG ATGCAGTCACTGTGTCCAATGGAGGCCGGATCATGCGTTCCTGGGAGACTAACATTGGGGGTCTGAACTGGGAGATTACCTTGGACAGTGGCAG TTTCCAGGCACTTGGGCTGGTAGGTCTGCAGGAATCCGTGAGGTACATTGCGGTCCTGAAGAAGACCACTCTTGCCCTGCATCATCTCTCCAGCGGACACCTGAAGTGGGTGGAACACCTCCCCGAAAG tGACAGCATCCATTACCAGATGATGTATTCCTACGGTTCTGGGGTGGTGTGGGCCCTTGGAGTTGTTCCCTTCAGCCACGTGAACATTGTCAAGTTTAATGTGGAAGATGGAGAGATTGTTCAGCAG GTCAGGGTGTCAACCCCCTGGCTTCAGAGTCTTACTGGAGCCTGTGGTGTGGTGGATGAGGCTGTCCTGGTGTGCCCTGATCCAAGCTCACGGTCCCTCCAGACCTTGGCCCTGGAGACAGAGTGGGAGTTGAGGCAGATACCACTGCAG TCTCTGGACTTAGAATTTGCAAGTGGATTCCAACCCCGGGTCCTTCCAACACAGCCCAACCCAGTGGATCCTTCTCGGGCCCAGTTCTTCCTGCAGTTGTCCCCAAGCCACTATGCTCTGCTGCACTACCGTCACGGAGCCCTGAGTCTGCTCAAAAACTTCCCACAG GCTGCGCTGGTGAGCTTTGCCACCACTGGAGAGAAGACGGTGGCTGCAGTGGTGACCTGTCGCAGTGAAGTG AAGCCTAGCAGTTCTGAAGATGGGTCACTGGGGAGCTTTGCGGAGAAGCCCAGTCCCCAG GACTCATTGACTTGCTTCAACCAGACCTACACCATTAATCTCTACTTAGTGGAGACAGGTCGGCGGTTGCTCGACACCTCCATCACGTTCAGTTTGGAACAGAACGGCACTCGGCCAGAGCGG CTCTACATCCAGGTGTTCTTGAAGAAGGACGACTCTGTGGGCTACCGGGCCTTGGTACAGACAGAGGATcacctgctcctcttcctgcagCAGCTGG CAGGGAAGGTGGTGCTGTGGGGCCGGGAGGAGTCGCTGGCAGAGGTGGTATGCCTGGAGATGGTGGATCTGCCCCTGACCGGTGCGCAGGCTGAGCTGGAAGGAGAATTTGGCAAGAAGGCAG CAATTCAAG ACGGCTTACTGGGGATGTTCCTGAAGCGCCTCTCGTCCCAGCTCATCCTGCTGCAGGCGTGGACTTCTCACCTCTGGAAGATGTTTTATGATGCTCGGAAGCCCCGCAGTCAGATTAAGAATGAGATCAATATTGACACCCTAGCCAGAGATGAATTTAATCTCCagaagatgatggtgatggtgacagcCTCGGGCAAG CTTTTTGGCATTGAGAGCAGTTCTGGCACCATCCTGTGGAAACAGTATCTCCCCAATGTCAAGCCAGACTCCTCCTTTAAACTGATGGTCCAGAGGACTACtgcccatttcccccaccccccgcagtgCACCCTCCTGGTAAAGGACAAG GACACGGGCATGAGTTCTCTGTATGTCTTCAATCCCATCTTCGGGAAGTGGAGTCAGGTGGCTCCCCCAGTGCTGAAGCGTCCCATCTTGCAGTCTTTGCTTCTCCCCATCATGGATCAAGACTATGCCAAGGTGCTGCTGTTGATCGACGACGAGTATAAG GTCACAGCGTTCCCAGCCACTCGGAATGTCTTGAGACAGCTACATGAGCTCGCCCCTTCCATCTTCTTCTATTTGGTGGATGCAGAACAGGGACGGCTGTGTGGATACCGACTTCGAAAG GATCTTACCACTGAGCTGAGTTGGGAGCTGACTATTCCCCCAGAAGTCCAGCGCATTGTCAAGGTGAAGGGGAAGCGCAGCAGTGAGCACGTTCATTCCCAGGGCCGAGTGATGGGGGACCGCAGCGTGCTCTATAAG agccTGAACCCCAACCTGCTGGCCGTTGTGACAGAGAGCACAGACGTACACCATGAGCGCACCTTCATTGGCATCTTCCTTGTGGATGGTGTCACCGGGCGCATCATCCATTCCTCCGTGCAGAGGAAGGCCAAGGGCCCCGTCCACATCGTGCACTCAGAGAACTGGGTGGTG TACCAGTACTGGAATACCAAGGCCCGGCGCAACGAGTTCACTGTGCTAGAGCTCTACGAGGGCACCGAGCAGTACAATGCCACGGCCTTCAGCTCCCTGGACcgcccccagctgccccaggtCCTCCAGCAGTCCTATATCTTCCCCTCCTCCATCAGTGCCATGGAAGCCACCATCACTGAGCGTGGCATCACCAGCCGGCACCTGCTTA TTGGGCTACCTTCTGGAGCAATCCTTTCCCTTCCTAAAGCCTTGCTGGATCCCCGCCGTCCCGAGATCCCAACAGAACAAAGCAG AGAGGAGAACCTAATCCCATATTCTCCAGACGTGCAGATACACGCAGAGCGATTCATTAACTACAACCAGACGGTTTCTCGAATGCGAGGTATCTACACAGCTCCCTCAGGCCTGGAGTCCACTTGTTTG GTTGTGGCCTATGGTTTGGACATTTACCAAACTCGAGTCTACCCGTCCAAGCAGTTTGATGTCTTGAAGGATGACTATGACTATGTGCTGATCAGCAGTGTCCTCTTTGGCCTGGTCTTTGCCACCATGATCACTAAGAGACTGGCACAGGTGAAACTCCTGAATCGGGCCTGGCGGTAA
- the EMC1 gene encoding ER membrane protein complex subunit 1 isoform X6: MAAAAARLRFWLWGALLVLAAAVYEDQVGKFDWRQQYVGKLKFASLEFSPGSKKLVVATEKNVIAALNSRTGEILWRHVDKGTAEGAVDAMLLYGQDAVTVSNGGRIMRSWETNIGGLNWEITLDSGSFQALGLVGLQESVRYIAVLKKTTLALHHLSSGHLKWVEHLPESDSIHYQMMYSYGSGVVWALGVVPFSHVNIVKFNVEDGEIVQQVRVSTPWLQSLTGACGVVDEAVLVCPDPSSRSLQTLALETEWELRQIPLQSLDLEFASGFQPRVLPTQPNPVDPSRAQFFLQLSPSHYALLHYRHGALSLLKNFPQAALVSFATTGEKTVAAVVTCRSEVQKPSSSEDGSLGSFAEKPSPQDSLTCFNQTYTINLYLVETGRRLLDTSITFSLEQNGTRPERLYIQVFLKKDDSVGYRALVQTEDHLLLFLQQLGKVVLWGREESLAEVVCLEMVDLPLTGAQAELEGEFGKKADGLLGMFLKRLSSQLILLQAWTSHLWKMFYDARKPRSQIKNEINIDTLARDEFNLQKMMVMVTASGKLFGIESSSGTILWKQYLPNVKPDSSFKLMVQRTTAHFPHPPQCTLLVKDKDTGMSSLYVFNPIFGKWSQVAPPVLKRPILQSLLLPIMDQDYAKVLLLIDDEYKVTAFPATRNVLRQLHELAPSIFFYLVDAEQGRLCGYRLRKDLTTELSWELTIPPEVQRIVKVKGKRSSEHVHSQGRVMGDRSVLYKSLNPNLLAVVTESTDVHHERTFIGIFLVDGVTGRIIHSSVQRKAKGPVHIVHSENWVVYQYWNTKARRNEFTVLELYEGTEQYNATAFSSLDRPQLPQVLQQSYIFPSSISAMEATITERGITSRHLLIGLPSGAILSLPKALLDPRRPEIPTEQSREENLIPYSPDVQIHAERFINYNQTVSRMRGIYTAPSGLESTCLVVAYGLDIYQTRVYPSKQFDVLKDDYDYVLISSVLFGLVFATMITKRLAQVKLLNRAWR, from the exons atggcggcggcggcggcccgtcTCCGCTTCTGGCTCTGGGGCGCCCTGCTTGTCCTTGCGGCCGCGGTCTACGAAGACCAAGTGGGCAAGTTCGACTG GAGACAGCAGTATGTCGGGAAACTCAAGTTTGCCTCCTTGGAGTTTTCCCCTGGATCCAAGAAGTTGGTTGTGGCTACAGAGAAGAATGTGATTGCAGCATTAAATTCTCGGACTGGGGAGATCC TGTGGCGCCATGTTGACAAGGGCACAGCAGAAGGGGCAGTGGACGCTATGCTGCTCTACGGACAGG ATGCAGTCACTGTGTCCAATGGAGGCCGGATCATGCGTTCCTGGGAGACTAACATTGGGGGTCTGAACTGGGAGATTACCTTGGACAGTGGCAG TTTCCAGGCACTTGGGCTGGTAGGTCTGCAGGAATCCGTGAGGTACATTGCGGTCCTGAAGAAGACCACTCTTGCCCTGCATCATCTCTCCAGCGGACACCTGAAGTGGGTGGAACACCTCCCCGAAAG tGACAGCATCCATTACCAGATGATGTATTCCTACGGTTCTGGGGTGGTGTGGGCCCTTGGAGTTGTTCCCTTCAGCCACGTGAACATTGTCAAGTTTAATGTGGAAGATGGAGAGATTGTTCAGCAG GTCAGGGTGTCAACCCCCTGGCTTCAGAGTCTTACTGGAGCCTGTGGTGTGGTGGATGAGGCTGTCCTGGTGTGCCCTGATCCAAGCTCACGGTCCCTCCAGACCTTGGCCCTGGAGACAGAGTGGGAGTTGAGGCAGATACCACTGCAG TCTCTGGACTTAGAATTTGCAAGTGGATTCCAACCCCGGGTCCTTCCAACACAGCCCAACCCAGTGGATCCTTCTCGGGCCCAGTTCTTCCTGCAGTTGTCCCCAAGCCACTATGCTCTGCTGCACTACCGTCACGGAGCCCTGAGTCTGCTCAAAAACTTCCCACAG GCTGCGCTGGTGAGCTTTGCCACCACTGGAGAGAAGACGGTGGCTGCAGTGGTGACCTGTCGCAGTGAAGTG caGAAGCCTAGCAGTTCTGAAGATGGGTCACTGGGGAGCTTTGCGGAGAAGCCCAGTCCCCAG GACTCATTGACTTGCTTCAACCAGACCTACACCATTAATCTCTACTTAGTGGAGACAGGTCGGCGGTTGCTCGACACCTCCATCACGTTCAGTTTGGAACAGAACGGCACTCGGCCAGAGCGG CTCTACATCCAGGTGTTCTTGAAGAAGGACGACTCTGTGGGCTACCGGGCCTTGGTACAGACAGAGGATcacctgctcctcttcctgcagCAGCTGG GGAAGGTGGTGCTGTGGGGCCGGGAGGAGTCGCTGGCAGAGGTGGTATGCCTGGAGATGGTGGATCTGCCCCTGACCGGTGCGCAGGCTGAGCTGGAAGGAGAATTTGGCAAGAAGGCAG ACGGCTTACTGGGGATGTTCCTGAAGCGCCTCTCGTCCCAGCTCATCCTGCTGCAGGCGTGGACTTCTCACCTCTGGAAGATGTTTTATGATGCTCGGAAGCCCCGCAGTCAGATTAAGAATGAGATCAATATTGACACCCTAGCCAGAGATGAATTTAATCTCCagaagatgatggtgatggtgacagcCTCGGGCAAG CTTTTTGGCATTGAGAGCAGTTCTGGCACCATCCTGTGGAAACAGTATCTCCCCAATGTCAAGCCAGACTCCTCCTTTAAACTGATGGTCCAGAGGACTACtgcccatttcccccaccccccgcagtgCACCCTCCTGGTAAAGGACAAG GACACGGGCATGAGTTCTCTGTATGTCTTCAATCCCATCTTCGGGAAGTGGAGTCAGGTGGCTCCCCCAGTGCTGAAGCGTCCCATCTTGCAGTCTTTGCTTCTCCCCATCATGGATCAAGACTATGCCAAGGTGCTGCTGTTGATCGACGACGAGTATAAG GTCACAGCGTTCCCAGCCACTCGGAATGTCTTGAGACAGCTACATGAGCTCGCCCCTTCCATCTTCTTCTATTTGGTGGATGCAGAACAGGGACGGCTGTGTGGATACCGACTTCGAAAG GATCTTACCACTGAGCTGAGTTGGGAGCTGACTATTCCCCCAGAAGTCCAGCGCATTGTCAAGGTGAAGGGGAAGCGCAGCAGTGAGCACGTTCATTCCCAGGGCCGAGTGATGGGGGACCGCAGCGTGCTCTATAAG agccTGAACCCCAACCTGCTGGCCGTTGTGACAGAGAGCACAGACGTACACCATGAGCGCACCTTCATTGGCATCTTCCTTGTGGATGGTGTCACCGGGCGCATCATCCATTCCTCCGTGCAGAGGAAGGCCAAGGGCCCCGTCCACATCGTGCACTCAGAGAACTGGGTGGTG TACCAGTACTGGAATACCAAGGCCCGGCGCAACGAGTTCACTGTGCTAGAGCTCTACGAGGGCACCGAGCAGTACAATGCCACGGCCTTCAGCTCCCTGGACcgcccccagctgccccaggtCCTCCAGCAGTCCTATATCTTCCCCTCCTCCATCAGTGCCATGGAAGCCACCATCACTGAGCGTGGCATCACCAGCCGGCACCTGCTTA TTGGGCTACCTTCTGGAGCAATCCTTTCCCTTCCTAAAGCCTTGCTGGATCCCCGCCGTCCCGAGATCCCAACAGAACAAAGCAG AGAGGAGAACCTAATCCCATATTCTCCAGACGTGCAGATACACGCAGAGCGATTCATTAACTACAACCAGACGGTTTCTCGAATGCGAGGTATCTACACAGCTCCCTCAGGCCTGGAGTCCACTTGTTTG GTTGTGGCCTATGGTTTGGACATTTACCAAACTCGAGTCTACCCGTCCAAGCAGTTTGATGTCTTGAAGGATGACTATGACTATGTGCTGATCAGCAGTGTCCTCTTTGGCCTGGTCTTTGCCACCATGATCACTAAGAGACTGGCACAGGTGAAACTCCTGAATCGGGCCTGGCGGTAA